The DNA sequence CCTTGTGTTCCAACGAACACCCATAAAGCATGCACAAgcaattatcttgatgcgacgccatatggacaaagcactcagattggagtatatgtccaTCAAAGATGCAAGGGaactatgggtagcgctagaagagcgctttgataatatccaagattccctcctccctgacttgaagattcaatggaacaatttacgcttctccgacttcaagtctgttgctgaatacaattcagaagctcttcggctAAGAGCCATGCTGAAGTTCTGTGAAAAACCTCTCACAGAAGAAGAactgattgagaagactctctccaccttccccgtcgcagcaattatactatcaaagcaatatcgcactGAATATAATGCTGGACGACTTACTAAGTTCAATGAACGTATCAATATTTTGTCGGTAGAtgagaagcacgacaatatccttgtaaagaattataattcaaggcccgtaGGAACCAAAAGCGTtcgtgaggcgaattataatgcacccaagaaagggcgcaaggagcggtaccctactAATAAGGGGCATGTATACCCTAACAAGGGACATGACGGACGCATGGGTCCATACAACCGCCCCaataaggaaggaaaccgcaacttTGGAGCGGGCACACGTGGTGGCAaatccacacgtgggagaggagaaTATAACAACACCATGGGCCGTAACactatgggccgtggaggtcgcATAATACGCCGTGGTAGTAGCAGCAACAACCCGcctagggaatatccacaacgtgcacctcaaataAAGAAAGTCAACCACAATGACGTGTGTCATAGGTGTGGATCAATcgagcattggtttaagcaatgCCAAGCAAGTAcacaactagctgcaagctacaagGAGTACAGGGaaatgagggagcaagaagctcACCTTGCTGAAAAAGATGATGGTGAAGATGTAATTCTCACCATAAAAGACTTCAAAGCTGGAAATGAAGAGCacgaggatgccgcagactttgattaaaatagtcttttctGTTTTCCAATAAAACGGCAAATGTGCCTTAGTCAAATAACAATTGTATtgactctttcttatgtggcgtactcaatgaagtatgatgtctaggcaagtaattgagatcatggtacttaagcgagcctcgctccaccaacatctctatacttacctggtcatattttattgaaattaccaaacggattgagcaattacaatttgtataaagtttgattttatattggaataaactttggaaactttgatgtaatcattgactattttccctattaataaagtatcgcattatcaatgtcattgacatgtgttaatattccgaactttatttttcagtatgtctcCGGGAGAATTGGAATGCCTTCtagatagtggcaccacacatactatattacgacataggcaattattcttatggatgacgcctagtcaaTCTTCAGTGACCACGATGGCAGGAccatctaaattgattcatggtcgtggaccagctcaatttctaTTGCCGAATGGCACAAATATTAATGTCGCCGAAGCTTTATATGCTccaagggctggaagaaccctattaagttttaaagatataagagccaatgatcttcatgtgaaaacacattgtgagaatggacaagagttcctttacatcacctctaataactacggaaatacacgagtattagagaaactcatgtgtcgctctagtggattgtACGCAACCACTAttagagtcattgaatccaaccatgtcatgaatgaaaatttatgggattccgacacatacaggctttggcacgaccgtttgggacacccaggtcgtgatatgatgatccgtatattaaaaacttcacacggacatccattctttaaaaCAAAGAGGAATACGAACCAAAAAGAGGTTCAAAGAATTACTTCTAAAGCATatcattcgttttgcaaagcttgctctttagcaaaagtaggatcgagaccatcctatgcaaaagacattaaagaaaatataccattcttgcaaagaatacaaggtgatatctgtggacctatccatccaacttgcggaccatttagatattttatggtgttggttgatgcatcgacacgttggtcacatgtcgtgctcttatccacaagaaatgctgcatttgctaaactcctagcacaaatcattaagttaagggctcaccaccctgatcatcctattaagtcaattcgtcttgacaatgctggggagtttacatcaaaaacttttgatgattattgcatgtccattgggatcgaggttgaacaccctgtccctcatgtacatacccaaaatggtctcgcagaagctgccattaaaagacttcaaatggttgctagggcattggttatgcgcaccaatctccctatttctgcttggggctatgcaatattacatgcagctgtgcttattcgtctaaggcccactgccacccaacctttttctgcatcccagatggtgactgggtatgagcctaatgtctcacatttacgcatatttgggtgtgcagtctatgtgccaattgcgccaccacagcgcactaaaatgggtcctcaaagacgattaggcctttatgttggctatgactctccaaccataatccgctacatagaacccttgacaggtgatctatttaccgctagatttgcggattgtcactttgatgagacagtcttcccgtctttagggggagacatgaacataactaatgttcaacaaaaaggacaagaattgtcgtggtttgtccccactttgtctcatcttgatccccgaactgcacaatctgaaaaagaagtgcagagaattctcgatcttcagaacgtagcagaatcgatgcctgatgcgttttctgatatcgctaaagtgacaagatcacacatacctgctgcaaatacacctgcaaggattgatgtccctaaaagacaTAATGCCGTCTCAAAAATACATGAGAATGGCGCCAACGTTCCCTCTATGGGTGACAcattggctaggcccacggctcctgccaggaagcgcgggagacctataggttcgatggattctcgcccaagaaagaaggcgaatttggcacaaaataataatccattaatcatagaTATGAATAATCCATCCcacgagaatattccggattatggttatgtccaagagacaccattgggggacgctccaatgtcagaaccaactccagagaatagagaaatctccataaattacaataatgtatatgagatgatggatagaaattctatggcaattgatgatgcgtttgcatatcatgttgcaaaaggaatcatagaatatgatgatatcgaacctcgctctgttgaagaatgtcaacgaagagcggattggcctaaatggaaaaatgcgatccagactgaattggattcactaacaaagagacaggtatttgggcctataatgctgacaccaccaaatataaagcctgttggccataaatgggtctttgttagaaaacgtaatgagaaaaatgaggtgatgagatataaagcccgcctcgtggcgcaaggtttctcacaacgccctggaatcgactacgaggagacatactctcccgtaatggacattataacgttccgctaccttgtcagtttggtagtttccgaaaaacttgacatgcagcttatggatgtaattacagcatatctctatggggatctagattcagagatatatatgaaggttcctgatggacttcaattaccaaaatcaagtggctctaaaccacggagcgcgttttcaataaaattaagacgctcactatatggattgaaacaatccggacggatgtggtataaccgtctaagtgactacttgattggaaagggatatattaacaatgaaatatgcccttgcgtgttcattaaaagaacaagttccggatttgcaattgtagcagtttatgtcgatgacatgaacctaattggaactctagatgagttaaaggaaactgctaaatatttggaatccgagtttgagatgaaagatcttgggaaaacacggttttgcctcggaatagaactcgagcaccgtagtgatgggattatgatccatcagtcagcatatactcaaaaattactaaggcgctttaatgaagataaagcaaagcctgtaagtactcccatgatcggccgaagTCTTGAGCCcacaaaagatccgtttcgtccaaaggatgaggacgaagaattattagaggctgaagtaccctatctaagtgcgataggcgcattattgtatttagcacaatgcacaagaccagatatctcattcgcagtgaacttgttagctcgacatagttctgcgccaacacgccgccattggattggcataaagacaatctttcgatacttaaaaggtacgattgatatgggcttgttttatccctacagagagaaaataaaagacggAAGATTGGGATCAGACCCTATGAGGCAAAAAGCCACCTTCCGTAATACAGACGTCGGCAACACCATCCATGGTGACCgacgttctcctcctcccctccatcaaaataaaaataatgttttgatgggctttgctgatgcagggtatctctctgaccctcataaaggtcgctcccaaacaggttatgtctttaccatgggaagcacggcgatatcttggagatctacaaaacagacacttgtcgctacttcctcaaatcatgcagagattattgctctacatgaagctgtgcgtgaatgcatatggctaaggtctataaatagacacattcgaggaacttgtggtttgaagttaaccacagataaacctacatgcatttacgaagataatgcagcttgtattgagcaaatgaaattaggttttatCAAGGGTGACAATACTAAACATATATCAccgaaattcttctacaatcagcaacagcaaacacttctaaacattgaagtaaatcaaatccgatcagaggataatgtagcggacttatttactaagtcgttaccaaaaacccctttcgagaaacatgtgaagagtatcggattaagaagattatccgaactctcatgatcttcagggggagtctaaatcagggggagtatctagAAACAAACTCCACACTCAATGCGCAttgcactctttttctccttcgaccaaggttgttttttcccacagggttttattacttggcaaggtttttaacgaggcaatttcgAAGCGCACGGCTTAGACAAATACTAtcaacatgaaatatccaagggggagtgttgtagtatatatgaaacatgttgtattgttcatagtatAAAATGTCTATGTCATGTATAAGATAGGTATTTTAGGTATAATGATTTGTGAGTCAATCTTTATGCCAATGGGGAACAAGTgtggcaatcatcatcatcacaaccacaatgTGAAGCTGCAAATGAAGAAGCCACAAGGAGAGGCTACAATTGAAGATGCCATCAAGTTGTATCATTATTTACTTCAAAATgtatccctataaatacctcctttgaatgaaatgaaagacaCACTTAATCTctattatctctctctctctctgtcaattTACTTATCCTTAAACAAATTTGGTAATATTGAACTCATAAAATTGTGAAAGTCTTGTGCTCTTGAAAGATTCCAAGCTATGTAAAtccaatttcaaattttcaatcacCATCTCAGTTGCCTATATAGCTTCCTACCATTTATGTCTGATAATGactctggtttttttttttttttttttttgaaaggggtttggagtCCCACACCCGGTTCTATTTATTATAGGGGTAATTCCCGCATACCCAGAAAaccttggtatttttcccaactgcccaacactttggtatttcactattgATGAAAGACAAAGACTAACAGGgatagttttaacaaacaaatgccatttgtatcctatgttgaccttagatTCTTCTACCGTTCTATTCAACAAAAAGGAACAGTAAAaactttaaaacaaaaacaagactagccttcaacatgccacatttcgcctaacgacttcctgtctaaacggctactcaaagggcggaatcactgctgcttgtcctaatttttccattttaaaactgattcttttggcTGAACAGTAAAGCTTTAGAACTTTAGCTTTCCATGAGATACATGCATACGAATGTTTAAACTTTCCACTTTGACATTGTAAACTTttgtttgttccatggtttcctggaacagagtttaaACTTTGTCATCGTAGAATTATGCATGATAAAGATGATTACGAGATGTAAAGATAATGACATAaacattttataaattaaagaagtgggtgaacatccatctgaatttatttattcaaatatacatataaaactcttaaacaatcagagcctcattctcaggtaaacagcaaaagctgtttagctatccataagaatgagaacagttacttacttgtactgaaagcacactacttcacacctaaacaggaagggaagcacactgctattctatttttatttttcagaggAGTTTTCTGATCTAAACTTccaatgccttctaagagaagctaaagctccttatatagggagcggaactcaaaccagaattcaaaatacaaaatgtACAGGGCAACTCCGTGACTCTTGCTTttcgtagtgctcctgctggtggaggtcggtcagggaaaagcaaaaggaagaagtgaaatgtttttcacttaaccttttctttttgaaaaggaaaaagcaaaagtagctttagaaaagtctaaagttctacagttgctattttggtgctgattcttcacctgtagcttcacatgttctcgtccgtttcagaatggtggccaaagacaaaggagttgttgtctgcttgggccatgcgagttgttgttgcattatcctcgacgtctgtatcaacatacattttgtagtggttgtcattttcaagcttttccacccaacgcatgcatgccattgtcgagtctatctcttttctggttagagataggaatatatcgctgctgactacgtcaggatgatcgtaagcagtgataattgtcttttctcctgctgccaggaatgtgttgttgctgtcttcagagatgatctttttgatgtagtcaagagccatggccttcatccaaggAATGCTAGAATTAGGTTGGCCATTGTATGCAgtacaggctggttgaagatatcttctttgaataattctcacataatgatatggaggaatatattcaacttcaccatctgtcttctgaatccattctggaggagtggatctgaacttcagacgaagcatacagttatcttttctgatgttcttgactgtgttgacaataataggcggcaagcctcttagatcatcattagttttagtccacagattatggacaaaaccattttcaacaagccaaagcttgtgttcttgaggatgttcactctgaacatttaccaggtaccttccaacatatggtcctgagacaatgaagagggttggaggaactaggttttcaggattgtgccttcctatcagattatggaattcataccagtctgattcattgagtgccatgatagggatcctagcactttctggactttcaaggaaggatagtttttctttccttacagcactctgctgtgtatgaagctcttcaccttgtggtctaccattctcgtagagttcttcagctaatgcaaacagagccgggaacattaatccactgcttctttcttgaaaggcaaataagagattatccaggattgccttctggtgataagctagtctcctgccagttctgaacacaggagtatcaaaagttcttaattcataattaaaaacatttataactccactcggagttggtctgctttttggcaaagcagcagccgtcaacggtcttgatgtgcctttaccgtctgccgtttgagacgggctagccaatcctttaccctgggattgatcagttgaagccaagccttttgagcttagcagaaaccttttcaggattttctccttggtttcttttggatcctcttcaggttcctgttctttcccagttcttctgcttctgggattacgaccttcgtcgtcttctctttggctgaacattgccagttctctggtcaatgcgtctggaagatagttcttgttacctgcaattaattcaacagtataatcatattggttaagaaataattgccagtttgctaatcttcctctatcagcagctttgtcaagtttaaa is a window from the Rosa chinensis cultivar Old Blush chromosome 2, RchiOBHm-V2, whole genome shotgun sequence genome containing:
- the LOC121051346 gene encoding uncharacterized protein LOC121051346; its protein translation is MSNEPRLDFQILDSTGSDYHSWRTDVENHLTSKGILPIIQAPNAGLVFQRTPIKHAQAIILMRRHMDKALRLEYMSIKDARELWVALEERFDNIQDSLLPDLKIQWNNLRFSDFKSVAEYNSEALRLRAMLKFCEKPLTEEELIEKTLSTFPVAAIILSKQYRTEYNAGRLTKFNERINILSVDEKHDNILGHDGRMGPYNRPNKEGNRNFGAGTRGGKSTRGRGEYNNTMGRNTMGRGGRIIRRGSSSNNPPREYPQRAPQIKKVNHNDVCHRCGSIEHWFKQCQASTQLAASYKEYREMREQEAHLAEKDDGEDVILTIKDFKAGNEEHEDAADFD